One stretch of Camelus bactrianus isolate YW-2024 breed Bactrian camel chromosome 21, ASM4877302v1, whole genome shotgun sequence DNA includes these proteins:
- the FMO3 gene encoding flavin-containing monooxygenase 3 isoform X2, which produces MVKRVAIIGAGVSGLAAIRCCLEEQLEPTCFEKGKDVGGLWKFSDHPEEGRASIYRSVFTNSSKEMTCFPDFPCPDDYPNFMHNSKLQEYITMFAKEKNLLRYIQFKTIVSSVNKRPDFSTTGQWDVTTEKDGKTESAIFDAVLICSGHHVYPNLPKESFPGINLFKGKCFHSRDYKEPGIFKGKRVLVIGLGNSGCDIATELSHIAGKVIISSRSGSWVISRVSDDGYPWDMMSISRFETLLKNALPTAISDWWYTKQMNARFKHENYGLMPLHGTLRKEPVFNDELPARILCGTVSVKPNVKEFTETSAIFEDGTMFEAIDCVIFATGYTYAYPFLDDSIIKSRDNEVTLFKGIFPPPLEKPTLAVIGLVQSLGAAIPIADLQARWAVQVLKGTCTLPSVKDMMNDIDQKMGKKLKWFGKSDTIQTDYIVYMDELASFIGAKPNILWLFLTDPKLALEVYFGPCSPYQFRLVGPGKWPGARHAILTQWDRSLKPTTTRAVGNPVKPCLFYSWFRPVAISVVSVAIFLLLI; this is translated from the exons ATGGTGAAGAGAGTGGCAATCATCGGAGCTGGCGTCAGTGGCTTGGCCGCCATCAGATGCTGCCTGGAAGAGCAGCTGGAGCCCACCTGCTTCGAGAAGGGCAAAGATGTTGGGGGCCTGTGGAAATTCTCG GACCATCCAGAGGAAGGCAGGGCCAGCATTTACCGGTCAGTCTTTACCAACTCTTCCAAAGAGATGACGTGTTTTCCAGACTTCCCATGTCCTGATGACTACCCCAACTTTATGCACAACAGCAAACTCCAGGAATATATCACTATGTTTGCCAAAGAAAAGAACCTCCTGAGATACATACAATTTAAG ACTATTGTATCCAGTGTAAACAAACGTCCTGATTTCTCAACCACCGGCCAATGGGATGTTACTACTGAAAAGGATGGTAAAACAGAATCAGCTATCTTTGATGCTGTACTGATTTGTTCTGGACACCATGTGTACCCCAACCTACCAAAAGAGTCCTTTCCAG GAATAAACCTTTTTAAAGGCAAATGTTTCCATAGCCGAGACTATAAAGAACCAGGAATATTCAAGGGGAAGCGAGTCCTGGTGATTGGCCTGGGGAATTCGGGCTGTGATATTGCCACAGAACTCAGCCACATAGCTGGAAAG GTCATCATCAGCTCCAGAAGTGGCTCCTGGGTGATAAGCCGGGTCTCGGATGATGGCTATCCATGGGACATGATGTCAATCTCTCGATTTGAAACCCTCCTCAAGAACGCCTTACCAACAGCCATCTCTGACTGGTGGTACACGAAGCAAATGAACGCAAGATTCAAGCACGAGAACTATGGCTTGATGCCTTTACATGG CACCCTGAGGAAAGAGCCTGTGTTCAATGACGAACTCCCAGCTCGCATCCTCTGTGGCACCGTGTCCGTTAAGCCTAATGTGAAGGAGTTCACAGAGACGTCAGCCATTTTTGAGGATGGAACCATGTTTGAGGCCATTGACTGTGTCATCTTTGCCACAGGCTACACTTACGCCTACCCCTTCCTTGATGACTCCATCAtcaaaagcagagacaatgaGGTCACCTTATTTAAAGGCATCTTCCCGCCTCCACTGGAGAAGCCAACCTTGGCTGTGATTGGCCTTGTCCAGTCCCTTGGGGCTGCCATCCCCATAGCTGACCTGCAGGCCCGCTGGGCAGTACAAGTACTAAAAG GAACTTGCACTTTGCCTTCTGTCAAGGACATGATGAATGATATTGatcaaaaaatggggaaaaagctCAAATG GTTTGGCAAAAGTGACACCATACAGACGGATTACATTGTTTACATGGATGAGCTTGCCTCCTTCATCGGGGCAAAACCCAACATCCTGTGGCTGTTTCTCACAGATCCCAAGCTGGCCTTGGAGGTGTACTTTGGCCCTTGCAGCCCGTACCAGTTTAGGCTGGTGGGCCCAGGGAAGTGGCCAGGAGCCAGACATGCCATCCTGACCCAGTGGGACCGGTCACTGAAACCCACGACGACAAGAGCTGTTGGGAATCCAGTGAAGCCTTGCTTATTTTACAGCTGGTTCAGGCCCGTTGCTATTTCTGTTGTGTCAGTTgctattttccttctgttgatcTAA
- the FMO3 gene encoding flavin-containing monooxygenase 3 isoform X1, with amino-acid sequence MKNENNKVTMVKRVAIIGAGVSGLAAIRCCLEEQLEPTCFEKGKDVGGLWKFSDHPEEGRASIYRSVFTNSSKEMTCFPDFPCPDDYPNFMHNSKLQEYITMFAKEKNLLRYIQFKTIVSSVNKRPDFSTTGQWDVTTEKDGKTESAIFDAVLICSGHHVYPNLPKESFPGINLFKGKCFHSRDYKEPGIFKGKRVLVIGLGNSGCDIATELSHIAGKVIISSRSGSWVISRVSDDGYPWDMMSISRFETLLKNALPTAISDWWYTKQMNARFKHENYGLMPLHGTLRKEPVFNDELPARILCGTVSVKPNVKEFTETSAIFEDGTMFEAIDCVIFATGYTYAYPFLDDSIIKSRDNEVTLFKGIFPPPLEKPTLAVIGLVQSLGAAIPIADLQARWAVQVLKGTCTLPSVKDMMNDIDQKMGKKLKWFGKSDTIQTDYIVYMDELASFIGAKPNILWLFLTDPKLALEVYFGPCSPYQFRLVGPGKWPGARHAILTQWDRSLKPTTTRAVGNPVKPCLFYSWFRPVAISVVSVAIFLLLI; translated from the exons atgaagaatgagaaTAATaag GTGACCATGGTGAAGAGAGTGGCAATCATCGGAGCTGGCGTCAGTGGCTTGGCCGCCATCAGATGCTGCCTGGAAGAGCAGCTGGAGCCCACCTGCTTCGAGAAGGGCAAAGATGTTGGGGGCCTGTGGAAATTCTCG GACCATCCAGAGGAAGGCAGGGCCAGCATTTACCGGTCAGTCTTTACCAACTCTTCCAAAGAGATGACGTGTTTTCCAGACTTCCCATGTCCTGATGACTACCCCAACTTTATGCACAACAGCAAACTCCAGGAATATATCACTATGTTTGCCAAAGAAAAGAACCTCCTGAGATACATACAATTTAAG ACTATTGTATCCAGTGTAAACAAACGTCCTGATTTCTCAACCACCGGCCAATGGGATGTTACTACTGAAAAGGATGGTAAAACAGAATCAGCTATCTTTGATGCTGTACTGATTTGTTCTGGACACCATGTGTACCCCAACCTACCAAAAGAGTCCTTTCCAG GAATAAACCTTTTTAAAGGCAAATGTTTCCATAGCCGAGACTATAAAGAACCAGGAATATTCAAGGGGAAGCGAGTCCTGGTGATTGGCCTGGGGAATTCGGGCTGTGATATTGCCACAGAACTCAGCCACATAGCTGGAAAG GTCATCATCAGCTCCAGAAGTGGCTCCTGGGTGATAAGCCGGGTCTCGGATGATGGCTATCCATGGGACATGATGTCAATCTCTCGATTTGAAACCCTCCTCAAGAACGCCTTACCAACAGCCATCTCTGACTGGTGGTACACGAAGCAAATGAACGCAAGATTCAAGCACGAGAACTATGGCTTGATGCCTTTACATGG CACCCTGAGGAAAGAGCCTGTGTTCAATGACGAACTCCCAGCTCGCATCCTCTGTGGCACCGTGTCCGTTAAGCCTAATGTGAAGGAGTTCACAGAGACGTCAGCCATTTTTGAGGATGGAACCATGTTTGAGGCCATTGACTGTGTCATCTTTGCCACAGGCTACACTTACGCCTACCCCTTCCTTGATGACTCCATCAtcaaaagcagagacaatgaGGTCACCTTATTTAAAGGCATCTTCCCGCCTCCACTGGAGAAGCCAACCTTGGCTGTGATTGGCCTTGTCCAGTCCCTTGGGGCTGCCATCCCCATAGCTGACCTGCAGGCCCGCTGGGCAGTACAAGTACTAAAAG GAACTTGCACTTTGCCTTCTGTCAAGGACATGATGAATGATATTGatcaaaaaatggggaaaaagctCAAATG GTTTGGCAAAAGTGACACCATACAGACGGATTACATTGTTTACATGGATGAGCTTGCCTCCTTCATCGGGGCAAAACCCAACATCCTGTGGCTGTTTCTCACAGATCCCAAGCTGGCCTTGGAGGTGTACTTTGGCCCTTGCAGCCCGTACCAGTTTAGGCTGGTGGGCCCAGGGAAGTGGCCAGGAGCCAGACATGCCATCCTGACCCAGTGGGACCGGTCACTGAAACCCACGACGACAAGAGCTGTTGGGAATCCAGTGAAGCCTTGCTTATTTTACAGCTGGTTCAGGCCCGTTGCTATTTCTGTTGTGTCAGTTgctattttccttctgttgatcTAA